CCAACTATCTTGGACTGACCGCCGAGACCGTCAGCCGCCTGTTCTCCCGTTTCCAGAAACAGGGACTGATCGATGTACGGGGGCGTGCGGTTGCCATTATTGATCTGGTGGCGCTCAGCGAGCTCGCCGGTACCCACTGCAGCTACGAAAGTTAAAAAGTTAGCCAGTCTGAAGCTTTTCTTCTGAGCTGCCTTGTGGCGCTTTTTCTCTGTGGCCATCTTTCAGGTGCAGCGCCACCTGCTTTTCCAGCCCTTCCAGCGCGTAAGCCTGGCCGAAGCCTTTGACGTAGCGACCGCCGCTGGGCTTCAGCTCAAACAGGTGAAAATCCTCCAGGTCTTTGAGGTGATCTATCACAGGGCCAAATTTTTCCCGCAGCTGTTCGATACGCTGTTGCCACAAGGGCTGTTCGCGATCAATTATCGCCGCATCCACATTGAAAGTAACCCGCAGTCGGGCAAACGCCTGCTTGGTATCCGCCTCATCTGCATTGAATATCACCGACGCCTTGTTGTTGGCCTTCAAGTTGGCGGCGTGCTCGGAGAGATCGGAAATAAACAGGTAAAAATTACCATCCGCGGCGAGAAATGGCGCGGTGCTGGCGTGGGGGTGGTTGTCGGCTGTAAGACTCGCCAGATTCAGCAGCTTGCGGGTGGCAATAAAATCGCGCACCTCGGCGACAAGATCTGCGCCGTCATTGGTTTTGGATGTGGACTTGTTTTGTTCACTCATGGGTTTATCCCCAGGTTAAGAATTGTCTGCAGTTGTTACTGCCAACTGCTGTTTTAGTTGTTGGAAGCGTTTGACCTGTTCCGGGATCAATTTGCGCTCGGCATCCCGCCCGAGGAAGACTTTGAATACGCAGTTTCCACTGGGTGCCAGAAATACCATGGAGTGGCTTTCAGCCCCCCGGTGGGGTTTGCTCACCAACGCCACTTCCACCAGGCCGTCTACCAGCAGGTGGCCATGGAAGGGGTTTTTGTGATGCATAAAGTTGTAGTAACCTCGGGCAATACTGCCTTTCGGAAATTCACCTTTGAATTCAAATACCGAGCCCTCGCTCTGCACGATGACCGTAACTTTGCCCCAGGTAGGCAGCTCTTCGATCAGTTGCCACACCGCGTTGTTGTCAGCGAGGGTGGCCATTTCCGCCGGCAGGTTGGCAATGATTTCCCGCACACTGGTGTCGAGCACCTTCGCCATCTGTTCCAGGGTGTAGCCGGATTCACTGGCGAGTAGTTGCTGTACTTTTGCTTGCATAACATTTCCTGAGCAATTCTTTTGGGCACTGGAAGAGAGTTGGTGTTTAGAAAAGCCCATTGTGAAGGGGCCGCTACCGGGTGCAGCTTTGTGAGACCTTCAAAAACATGGATGTTTTTGCAGAGCCCCCAAGGATGGGTTTACGGCGTGTCTCACAAAGCTGCACCCGGTAGCGGTACCGCCACAAAACTATTTAAAATCCAGTGTCAGAAACGGTAGCTCGCAGACAGTTTAATGTTGCGGCCGGGCATATACAGTTCCTGGAAGGCCACGCGATATTCCTCATCGGTCAGGTTGTCCAGGGCCAGACCCAGCTTGAGGCCGTTCAGGTTGCCGGTAGCCGGTTCCCAGGTCACGTAGGCATCTGCCAGGGTGTAACTGTCGAATGTGCGGGTTTCTTCCGACGGTAATTCGTCCTGGGCGGAAACCACCGAAGTGCGCAGGCCGGTTTTAACGTCGCGCTGCAGGAAGTAGTAACCCAGGTCCAATACCCATTTGTCTGCAGGAATATTACTCAGATAGCTCCCGTCACTCAGGTCCTTACCCTCGGTCTGGCCGTAGCTCAGGCCCAGCGCCAGATCGTTGACCCGATAATTGGCTCCTAACTCGAATCCCTTGAGTTCCGCCTCGTCCACATTCTGGTAAGTCGTGTTCATGGGGAAAAAGAAATTCGGGTGCGGATTTACTACCAG
The Microbulbifer celer DNA segment above includes these coding regions:
- a CDS encoding HugZ family pyridoxamine 5'-phosphate oxidase, whose translation is MSEQNKSTSKTNDGADLVAEVRDFIATRKLLNLASLTADNHPHASTAPFLAADGNFYLFISDLSEHAANLKANNKASVIFNADEADTKQAFARLRVTFNVDAAIIDREQPLWQQRIEQLREKFGPVIDHLKDLEDFHLFELKPSGGRYVKGFGQAYALEGLEKQVALHLKDGHREKAPQGSSEEKLQTG
- the hutX gene encoding heme utilization cystosolic carrier protein HutX — encoded protein: MQAKVQQLLASESGYTLEQMAKVLDTSVREIIANLPAEMATLADNNAVWQLIEELPTWGKVTVIVQSEGSVFEFKGEFPKGSIARGYYNFMHHKNPFHGHLLVDGLVEVALVSKPHRGAESHSMVFLAPSGNCVFKVFLGRDAERKLIPEQVKRFQQLKQQLAVTTADNS